From Heliomicrobium gestii, one genomic window encodes:
- a CDS encoding methyl-accepting chemotaxis protein codes for MVEHVKIVIDDTIIKRAGIDQKICMKGNATMRMSIPKKLILIAIPIVLAIGFLQAFSYWVFGNTEKIIDNTAKNAQMLQAISQTRLALEQVLMPANDYLITGDPQERKHFADLSAKLEDQIRRLEQLPMDSEEGAIVRDMKNSWAAIKEKSNQILAIQNPIGNQAGAELMEQMDAKTDAATEDIEKFQIIYLERQEKQYQDAEIERQNVERGFLVNSVVVLLLMVGIGLYVRAKVVGPLREIVTVMNDLGHSSGDLTRRIHIQTGDEIEAIANATNQLLENTQTMMQKISHVAENLQTVTDSVAGHCELVGLSNQQVAASITGVAEGTSVQTHEANSLANQVDVLNRVVGALQSLSGVVAEMEDTTTHQLHSSNRLLKHVESSMDDIAQKSNQAKATILELDSMSAEISKVVEVIGAIANQTSLLSLNAAIEAARAGEHGQGFAVVANEVKKLAEQSQGSVDEIARLVATVQSEIQKTVNEIIKNADAAAKGLELSASISRSIEAVEGNFREISGQLASVHDNVLSLDAVSGKIISVTQRISHICQNNSAMSEEVSALAEQQSLELSNILEETSGVKEQAGELQSLVHRFRY; via the coding sequence ATGGTCGAACATGTTAAGATAGTGATTGATGACACAATCATTAAACGTGCTGGGATTGATCAGAAAATATGTATGAAGGGGAATGCCACTATGCGAATGAGTATTCCAAAAAAACTGATCCTGATCGCCATTCCCATCGTCCTGGCTATCGGTTTTTTGCAGGCTTTTTCCTATTGGGTCTTCGGCAATACCGAAAAGATCATTGACAATACGGCGAAAAATGCGCAGATGCTTCAGGCGATCTCCCAAACCCGGTTAGCGCTGGAACAGGTGCTCATGCCGGCCAATGATTACCTGATCACAGGCGACCCGCAGGAGCGCAAACACTTTGCTGACCTTTCGGCGAAACTGGAAGACCAGATCCGTCGATTGGAACAACTGCCCATGGATTCTGAAGAAGGGGCAATTGTTCGCGATATGAAGAACAGTTGGGCCGCAATCAAAGAGAAGTCGAATCAAATCCTGGCGATACAGAATCCGATCGGCAATCAGGCTGGCGCGGAGCTGATGGAGCAGATGGATGCCAAAACCGATGCCGCCACCGAAGATATTGAGAAGTTCCAGATCATCTACCTCGAACGACAAGAAAAACAGTATCAAGATGCAGAAATAGAAAGGCAGAATGTTGAGCGCGGATTTTTGGTCAACAGCGTGGTGGTGCTTCTCCTCATGGTCGGCATTGGTTTGTATGTTCGCGCCAAGGTCGTGGGCCCGCTGCGCGAAATCGTAACCGTCATGAATGACCTCGGGCATTCGAGCGGTGATTTAACACGGCGCATACATATTCAAACAGGTGATGAGATCGAAGCGATTGCCAACGCCACCAATCAACTCCTTGAAAACACACAGACAATGATGCAAAAAATTTCCCATGTGGCTGAAAATTTACAGACTGTCACGGATAGTGTAGCCGGCCACTGCGAACTCGTCGGCTTGTCGAATCAGCAGGTGGCCGCAAGCATCACCGGCGTTGCCGAGGGAACGTCGGTACAGACCCATGAAGCCAATTCCCTCGCAAATCAGGTTGATGTGTTGAACCGAGTCGTCGGCGCCTTACAATCCCTCAGTGGTGTCGTTGCCGAAATGGAAGACACGACGACCCATCAGTTGCATTCCTCAAATCGATTGCTGAAACATGTTGAATCGTCGATGGATGACATTGCACAAAAAAGCAATCAGGCGAAAGCGACGATTTTGGAGCTTGACAGCATGTCTGCCGAGATATCGAAAGTGGTAGAAGTGATCGGCGCCATCGCCAACCAGACCTCATTGCTCTCTCTCAATGCTGCCATCGAAGCCGCTCGTGCCGGCGAGCATGGACAGGGGTTTGCCGTCGTGGCCAATGAGGTGAAGAAATTGGCTGAGCAGAGTCAGGGGTCTGTCGACGAAATCGCCCGGTTGGTCGCCACTGTTCAATCGGAAATTCAGAAAACAGTCAATGAAATCATCAAGAATGCCGATGCGGCCGCCAAAGGGCTTGAACTCTCGGCCAGCATTTCCAGATCGATCGAAGCCGTGGAAGGGAATTTTCGTGAGATTTCCGGCCAACTGGCCTCTGTCCACGATAACGTTCTCAGCCTGGATGCGGTATCGGGGAAAATTATTTCTGTTACCCAGCGAATCTCCCATATCTGCCAAAACAACAGCGCCATGTCAGAGGAAGTGTCGGCGCTGGCGGAGCAACAATCGCTGGAGTTGTCCAATATCCTGGAAGAGACAAGCGGGGTAAAGGAACAAGCCGGCGAACTGCAGAGCTTGGTGCACCGGTTTAGGTACTGA
- a CDS encoding ATP-grasp domain-containing protein yields the protein MNIIFLSPHFPPNYYRFCVELQALGATVLAIADESPERLRPELRSALTEYRQVPDMEDYDALLRACGYFTHRYGKIDRIDSLNEHWLVFESRLRTDFNVAGIGVQDIMHIKRKSEMKKIFQAAGIPVAQGGLIPTVEAARDLIDRIGYPVVVKPDSGVGAAKTFRLDDDDALARFFSDKPPVDYLLEEFVEGTICSFDGLTDREGHPVFFTSHVYNQGVMEAVNEDLHVSFYSLRQLPPDLQAMGLKTLGAFDVKERFFHFEYFRTIDGRIIALEVNMRPPGGFTLDMFNYGNDIDIYAQWANVIVHNRFTASYDRKYHCAFVSRKTGKPYVHPHGDVLQNLGERICHHGPIDPAFRLAMGDYAYLVRSSDLTPIREAIDYIQAMA from the coding sequence TTGAACATCATCTTTCTGTCGCCCCATTTCCCGCCGAACTACTATCGCTTCTGTGTCGAACTGCAGGCGTTAGGCGCCACGGTGCTCGCCATCGCCGACGAGTCGCCCGAGCGTTTGCGTCCGGAACTGCGTTCGGCCCTCACCGAGTATCGCCAGGTTCCTGACATGGAGGATTATGACGCCTTATTGCGGGCATGCGGTTATTTCACCCATCGCTACGGGAAGATCGACCGCATCGATTCCTTGAACGAACACTGGCTGGTCTTCGAATCGCGCTTGCGCACTGACTTCAATGTTGCCGGAATCGGTGTGCAAGATATCATGCACATAAAACGCAAATCGGAGATGAAAAAGATCTTTCAGGCCGCCGGCATTCCCGTTGCCCAAGGCGGTCTCATCCCTACGGTGGAAGCGGCAAGAGATCTGATCGATAGAATCGGTTATCCTGTCGTGGTGAAACCGGACAGCGGTGTTGGCGCGGCGAAAACATTTCGCCTGGACGATGACGACGCCTTGGCGCGGTTTTTTTCTGATAAACCGCCAGTCGATTATCTTCTGGAGGAATTCGTTGAAGGAACGATCTGCTCTTTTGACGGTCTCACCGACCGGGAGGGCCATCCGGTTTTCTTTACCTCTCACGTATACAACCAAGGCGTCATGGAGGCGGTCAACGAGGATCTCCATGTCTCCTTCTACTCCTTAAGACAGCTCCCGCCTGACCTGCAGGCGATGGGCCTCAAAACACTGGGCGCCTTTGACGTGAAGGAACGCTTTTTCCACTTCGAGTATTTTCGGACCATCGACGGCCGCATCATCGCCCTGGAGGTGAACATGCGGCCGCCTGGCGGCTTTACGCTGGATATGTTCAACTATGGCAACGACATCGACATCTACGCCCAATGGGCGAATGTGATCGTCCATAACCGCTTTACGGCAAGCTATGACCGGAAATACCACTGCGCCTTCGTCAGCCGGAAAACGGGCAAACCCTATGTCCATCCTCATGGCGATGTGCTGCAAAACCTCGGAGAGCGAATCTGCCACCATGGTCCCATCGATCCCGCCTTCCGGCTAGCCATGGGCGATTACGCCTATCTGGTCCGTTCCAGCGATTTGACGCCCATCCGTGAGGCCATCGATTATATCCAAGCGATGGCGTAA
- a CDS encoding molybdopterin biosynthesis protein — protein sequence MMGKNKAYLNCLQRDEAQALWRKRLSDSGYFEGLPAEPLPVTAALGRVTARTVYARQSVPHYNGSAMDGIAVYAPDTYGAQETAPERLTLLPAGAPFAPGGCYMVDTGDAMPDGTNAVIMIEDVHIAEGKAEIIAAAAPWQHVRIIGEDIVAGELVIPEHHVIAPVDIAALLAAGLDTVAVIKKPKVAVIPTGDEIVATRAELQPGAILDVNSHMLAAAVTEWGGEAVRKTIVSDRREAIQQAVVESLAESDMVIINAGTSAGREDYTAQVLSAIGEVLVHGVAIKPGKPVVLSLCQGKPVIGLPGYPVSAMLTAELFVRDVLLARQKLPPQAPPQMEAALAKTVASTIGMEEYVRVSIGDVQGRWIAAPLSRGAGMMSSLTKAQGIIRVDRGSAGLPAGLVLPVTLLRKHRPARTILAVGSHDLALELLGLFLRRRLDNISLSCANVGSMGGIMAIRNKEAHIAGIHLLDEPSGCYNIPFVKKYLPDRKGGLVHLAMREQGLIVRPGNPKGITGFGDLARPDLAYINRQRGSGTRMLLDYELNKAGIPAAAITGYDKEVGTHMAVAASVASGTVDTGLGVRASALALGLDFIPVAQEQYDLLLNFLPDDDCQPAIIDILQSAEFRREVESLGGYDLRDAGRVIPL from the coding sequence ATGATGGGCAAAAATAAAGCCTACCTGAATTGCCTGCAGCGGGATGAAGCGCAGGCGCTATGGCGGAAAAGATTGAGTGACAGCGGGTATTTTGAGGGCCTGCCGGCTGAACCGTTGCCTGTAACGGCCGCGCTCGGGCGCGTCACCGCCCGCACGGTCTATGCCAGGCAATCGGTGCCCCATTACAACGGCTCGGCCATGGACGGCATCGCCGTCTATGCCCCCGATACGTATGGCGCTCAGGAGACGGCGCCAGAGCGGTTGACACTGCTGCCCGCCGGCGCGCCCTTTGCGCCCGGCGGCTGCTACATGGTCGACACGGGTGACGCGATGCCTGACGGAACGAATGCAGTGATTATGATCGAAGATGTCCATATCGCCGAAGGGAAAGCCGAGATCATCGCCGCCGCCGCCCCCTGGCAGCACGTGCGGATCATCGGCGAAGACATTGTGGCCGGCGAACTGGTCATCCCGGAGCACCATGTCATCGCGCCGGTGGACATCGCCGCCTTGCTGGCGGCCGGTTTGGACACGGTGGCGGTGATCAAAAAGCCGAAAGTCGCCGTGATTCCCACGGGCGATGAGATCGTGGCGACCCGGGCGGAACTGCAACCGGGCGCGATCCTGGATGTGAATTCGCACATGCTCGCGGCGGCAGTGACCGAATGGGGCGGCGAGGCGGTCCGCAAGACCATCGTCAGCGATCGCCGCGAGGCGATTCAGCAGGCTGTTGTCGAGAGCTTGGCCGAGAGCGACATGGTGATCATCAACGCAGGCACATCGGCAGGCCGGGAAGACTATACCGCTCAGGTCCTGTCCGCCATCGGCGAAGTTCTCGTGCACGGTGTCGCCATCAAGCCGGGAAAACCGGTGGTGTTATCCCTCTGCCAGGGAAAACCGGTGATCGGCTTGCCCGGCTATCCCGTTTCCGCCATGCTGACGGCCGAGCTGTTTGTCCGCGATGTCCTCTTGGCCCGGCAAAAACTCCCGCCCCAGGCCCCACCCCAGATGGAAGCGGCGTTGGCAAAAACGGTGGCGTCGACCATCGGCATGGAGGAATACGTACGCGTCTCCATCGGCGATGTGCAAGGGAGATGGATCGCCGCTCCGTTGAGCCGGGGCGCCGGAATGATGTCCTCGCTGACCAAGGCGCAAGGCATCATTCGTGTGGACCGGGGCAGCGCCGGCCTCCCTGCCGGTCTGGTCTTGCCGGTCACGCTGTTGCGCAAACACCGGCCCGCCCGCACGATACTGGCCGTGGGCAGCCACGATCTAGCCCTGGAACTGCTCGGCTTATTCCTGCGCCGCCGGCTGGATAACATCTCTCTCTCCTGCGCCAATGTGGGCAGCATGGGCGGCATCATGGCCATCCGGAACAAGGAGGCCCACATCGCCGGCATTCACCTGCTGGACGAGCCATCGGGCTGCTACAACATCCCTTTTGTCAAAAAGTATCTGCCTGACCGTAAAGGCGGTCTGGTCCATCTCGCCATGCGCGAACAGGGGCTGATCGTCCGTCCGGGCAATCCGAAGGGCATCACCGGATTCGGCGACCTCGCCCGCCCTGACCTCGCCTATATCAACCGGCAGCGTGGTTCGGGAACACGGATGCTCCTCGATTATGAACTGAACAAAGCGGGGATACCTGCCGCCGCGATCACCGGCTATGACAAAGAGGTGGGCACCCACATGGCGGTCGCCGCTTCCGTCGCCTCAGGCACCGTCGACACGGGTCTCGGCGTGCGGGCTTCGGCGCTGGCATTGGGGTTGGACTTCATCCCCGTCGCCCAGGAACAGTATGATCTGCTGTTGAATTTTTTACCGGATGATGACTGCCAGCCGGCAATCATCGATATCTTACAGTCAGCAGAGTTTCGCCGGGAGGTGGAATCCCTGGGCGGCTACGACTTGCGTGACGCTGGAAGGGTGATTCCCCTTTAA
- a CDS encoding molybdopterin molybdotransferase MoeA, giving the protein MDFFQCIPLREAQAIIVKELSGAVVASERVPLVDALGRVAAEAISAAENLPPFSRSTVDGFAVRSADTFGASEAAPSLFSVVGEVLMGESTDIELRPGQAAVIPTGGMVPVGADAVVMLEYAEQPDHHTLLIAKMIAPGENVVLKGEDIASGSPIVQGGQTITPARIGLLAANGVTHAQVRKAVEVAIISTGDELVEIDGPVRAGQIRDVNSYALGALFTEWGCRVTRMGIVRDSYEKFYGALAQAVEACDMVVISGGSSVGARDFTVKAIDGLGAPGVLFHGIAIKPGKPTIFGMVKGKPVFGLPGHPVAAMTVSEQLVKPAVRLLSGRQKPLERRVVQASLSRNVASSPGRDDFVGVRLTHEAGRYTATPIFGKSGLIRWMAESDGVMHIPADKSGVYEGESVPVLLLGDAD; this is encoded by the coding sequence GTGGACTTTTTCCAGTGCATCCCCCTCCGGGAGGCTCAAGCGATCATCGTCAAGGAACTAAGCGGCGCCGTTGTCGCATCAGAGCGCGTTCCGCTGGTGGACGCCCTGGGGCGCGTCGCGGCAGAGGCGATTTCAGCCGCTGAGAACCTCCCCCCCTTCAGTCGCTCCACCGTTGACGGCTTTGCCGTGCGCAGCGCTGACACCTTCGGCGCCAGTGAAGCGGCGCCATCGCTGTTTTCCGTCGTCGGCGAGGTGCTCATGGGGGAATCGACGGACATTGAGCTGCGTCCCGGCCAGGCGGCTGTCATTCCCACCGGCGGCATGGTGCCGGTGGGCGCCGATGCCGTGGTGATGCTGGAATATGCCGAACAGCCGGATCACCACACACTGTTGATCGCCAAAATGATCGCACCCGGAGAAAATGTGGTCCTCAAAGGGGAAGACATCGCCTCCGGTTCCCCCATCGTCCAAGGGGGTCAAACAATCACACCTGCCCGGATCGGTCTCCTCGCCGCCAACGGCGTCACTCACGCGCAGGTGCGCAAAGCCGTAGAAGTCGCCATTATTTCCACCGGTGACGAGTTGGTGGAAATCGACGGACCGGTCCGGGCGGGGCAAATCCGGGATGTCAACTCCTATGCGCTGGGCGCCCTCTTTACGGAGTGGGGGTGCCGGGTGACGCGGATGGGCATCGTCCGCGATAGTTACGAAAAATTCTACGGCGCCCTCGCACAAGCGGTGGAGGCCTGTGACATGGTGGTCATCTCGGGCGGCAGTTCGGTCGGCGCCCGAGATTTCACTGTCAAAGCCATCGACGGCCTCGGCGCTCCCGGTGTCTTGTTTCACGGGATCGCCATCAAACCGGGCAAGCCAACGATCTTCGGCATGGTCAAAGGCAAGCCTGTTTTCGGTTTGCCGGGACATCCGGTAGCGGCGATGACCGTGAGCGAACAATTGGTCAAGCCGGCCGTGCGCTTGCTCTCGGGCCGCCAGAAGCCCTTGGAGCGGCGCGTCGTCCAGGCGTCCCTCAGCCGCAATGTGGCCTCTTCACCGGGACGGGATGATTTTGTGGGCGTCCGGCTAACCCATGAGGCGGGGAGATACACGGCAACGCCGATTTTCGGCAAATCGGGCCTCATCCGGTGGATGGCCGAGTCGGATGGCGTCATGCACATCCCGGCCGACAAAAGCGGCGTCTACGAAGGGGAATCGGTTCCGGTGCTCCTTCTAGGCGACGCCGATTAA
- a CDS encoding class I SAM-dependent methyltransferase, producing MEESKQKVRTKFDDNARRYDSQRKQLIPCFDDFYGIAVSLAASEKESPRILDIGAGTGLLSSFLMEKYPKASFTLIDLSEKMLELAKDRFDDNPNVTYLVADYAKYPFAEPFDLIVSSLSIHHLTDPEKAALYRTINNILNDKGIFINADQVLGSTPYLDKMYVTDWKAKVEASGLSAEAIAASYERLKLDIFAPLADQLNWLKQAGFVDVDCVYKYFNFVVLFGRKETA from the coding sequence ATGGAAGAATCCAAGCAAAAGGTGCGGACGAAGTTTGATGACAACGCCCGGCGCTATGACAGTCAACGGAAACAGTTGATTCCTTGTTTTGACGATTTCTACGGCATCGCCGTTTCGCTCGCCGCATCGGAAAAGGAATCCCCCAGGATCCTCGACATCGGCGCAGGAACAGGCCTGCTATCGTCTTTCCTAATGGAAAAATACCCGAAGGCGTCGTTCACACTGATCGATTTATCGGAAAAGATGCTGGAATTGGCGAAAGATCGTTTTGACGATAATCCCAATGTGACCTATCTCGTCGCCGACTATGCCAAATACCCCTTCGCGGAACCCTTTGATCTCATCGTATCGTCCTTGTCGATCCATCACCTGACCGATCCCGAGAAAGCGGCGCTGTACCGAACGATCAACAACATCCTGAACGACAAGGGGATTTTCATCAATGCCGATCAGGTGCTGGGATCGACGCCTTATCTGGACAAGATGTATGTAACCGATTGGAAGGCAAAAGTGGAAGCCAGCGGCTTGAGCGCCGAAGCCATCGCAGCATCCTATGAGAGGCTGAAGCTGGACATCTTTGCGCCCTTGGCGGATCAACTGAACTGGTTGAAGCAGGCCGGTTTTGTTGATGTTGATTGTGTGTATAAATACTTTAACTTTGTCGTTCTTTTTGGAAGAAAAGAGACAGCCTAA